One Bufo gargarizans isolate SCDJY-AF-19 chromosome 3, ASM1485885v1, whole genome shotgun sequence DNA segment encodes these proteins:
- the LOC122930679 gene encoding zinc finger protein 2 homolog isoform X1: MMKDRKSMAVRIFDLTLEIIYLITGEDYTVVKKSSGECVSGEWSRTPGAITEPPPHSLIHEQEILELTNRITELLTGEVPIRCQDVTVYFSMEEWEYLEGHKDLYKDVMIKDHQPLTSLGRRPDESSRRNTPERCPSPLYLQDCLEEKQNVLLDHQDAAVSWRLPRNPVNGTGLSQVNVSLEVFHDPPRMDEDKDLMVARILDLTLEIIYLITGEDYTVVKKSSGECVTPHVSGEWSRTPGAITEPPPHSLIHEQKILELTTRITELLTGEVPIRCQDVTVYFSMEEWEYLEGHKDLYKDVLMKDHQPLTSPDESSRRNPSERCPSPLYSQDSPQEKQNVPLDHQENYDGPTNGPEKPVSESVNGEDCMRNSQENTLYDNQSQICKNSTENGLLKMFACSECGKNFTKKGNLSRHEGTHINERPFTCSECGKSFTQKTTLVAHQRIHTGEKPYPCSECGKCFTRKSYLVGHQKTHTGEKEASCLECGKFFTRRSYLVRHRRIHTGEKPNSCPKCGKCFSQKSSLLQHMLIHTKERPFSCSECGKCFRHKADVIKHLRIHTGQKPNFCSECGKCFSNKSSLVEHLRTHTGEKPYSCPECGKCVSHKPDLVKHLRIHTGEKPYSCTECGQCFSQKSSLLSHRRTHTGEKPYSCSECGKCFVQKSSLLSHLRTHTGKRLYSCTLCGKFYNHETSLLEHMKSHTGEKPNSCTECGKCFSHNSSLVEHLRIHTGERPFLCITCGKCFSHKSGLSKHQRIHTDEKPL; encoded by the exons ATGATGAAGGACAGAAAAAGCATGGCTGTGAGGATATTTGACCTCACCCTAGAGATCATCTACTTGATAACTGGAGAG gattacacagtagtgaagaagtcgtctggTGAGTGTGTGTCAGGAGAATGGAGCAGGACCCCGGGAGCCATCACTGAGCCTCCACCTCATTCACTGATACATGAGCAGgagatcctagaacttaccaacaggatcactgagctgctgaccggagag gttcctataaggtgtcaggatgtcactgtctatttctccatggaggagtgggaatatttagaaggacacaaggatctgtacaaggatgtCATGATAAAGGATCACCAGCCCCTCACATCACTAGGGAGGAGACCAG ATGAGTCCAGTAGGAGAAatacaccagagagatgtcccagtcctctataTCTCCAGGATTGTCTTGAGGAAAAGCAAAATGTCCTACTGGATCATCAG GACGCGGCAGTCTCGTGGAGACTTCCAAGAAATCCAGTTAATG GTACAGGCCTCTCACAGGTAAACGTTTCTTTGGAAGTTTTTCATGACCCACCAAGGATGGACGAGGACAAAGACCTCATGGTGGCgaggatattagacctcaccctaGAGATTATCTACCtgataactggagag gattacacagtagtgaagaagtcgtctggtgagtgtgtgacaccccATGTGTCAGGAGAATGGAGCAGGACCCCGGGAGCCATCACCGAGCCTCCACCTCATTCattgatacatgagcagaagatcctagaacttaccaccaggatcactgagctgctgaccggagag gttcctataaggtgtcaggatgtcactgtctatttctccatggaggagtgggagtatttagaaggacacaaggatctgtacaaggatgtCCTGATGAAGGATCACCAGCCCCTCACATCGCCAG ATGAGTCCAGTAGGAGAAATCCatcagagagatgtcccagtcctctataTTCCCAGGATTCTCCACAGGAAAAGCAGAATGTCCCACTGGATCATCAG GAAAATTATGATGGACCAACGAATGGACCAGAAAAACCTGTATCGGAGTCAGTGAATG GTGAAGACTGCATGAGAAACTCCCAGGAAAACACTTTGTATGATAATCAAtcacagatttgcaaaaatagcaCTGAAAATGGACTTCTAAAAATGTttgcatgttctgaatgtggaaagAATTTTACAAAGAAAGGCAATCTTTCTAGACATGAGGGAACTCACATCAACGAGCGGCCATTTAcatgttcagagtgtgggaaATCTTTTACTCAGAAAACAACTCTTGtggcacatcagagaattcacacgggagagaagccatacccatgttcagaatgtgggaaatgttttactaggAAATCCTATCTTGTTGGACATCAGaagactcacacaggagagaaggaagcttcatgtttagaatgtgggaaattttTTACTAGGAGATCCTATCTTGTAAGACAtcgaagaattcacacaggagagaagccaaatTCATGCCCAaagtgtgggaaatgttttagccaGAAATCATCTCTTTTGCAGCATATGTTAATTCACACAAAGGAGAGACCattttcgtgttcagaatgtggtaaatgctTTCGCCATAAAGCAGATGTTATAAAACATCTAAGAATACACACCGGGCAGAAGCCAAAtttctgttcagaatgtgggaaatgttttagcaaCAAATCAAGTCTTGTAGAGCAtctaagaactcacacaggagagaaaccatattcatgtcctgaatgtgggaaatgtgttAGCCATAAACCAGACCTTGTGAAACatctgagaattcacacaggagaaaagccatattcatgtacTGAATGCGGTCAATGTTTTAGCCAGAAATCGAGTCTTTTGTCACATCGAAGAACTCACaccggggagaagccatattcatgttcagaatgtgggaagtgttttgttCAGAAATCGAGCCTCTTGTCACAtctaagaactcacacagggaaGAGGCTATATTCATGTACACTATGTGGGAAGTTCTATAACCATGAAACAAGTCTGTTGGAACATATGAaatctcacacaggagagaagccaaattcatgtacagaatgtgggaaat
- the LOC122930679 gene encoding zinc finger protein 2 homolog isoform X2, translating to MMKDRKSMAVRIFDLTLEIIYLITGEDYTVVKKSSGECVSGEWSRTPGAITEPPPHSLIHEQEILELTNRITELLTGEVPIRCQDVTVYFSMEEWEYLEGHKDLYKDVMIKDHQPLTSLGRRPDESSRRNTPERCPSPLYLQDCLEEKQNVLLDHQDAAVSWRLPRNPVNGLSQVNVSLEVFHDPPRMDEDKDLMVARILDLTLEIIYLITGEDYTVVKKSSGECVTPHVSGEWSRTPGAITEPPPHSLIHEQKILELTTRITELLTGEVPIRCQDVTVYFSMEEWEYLEGHKDLYKDVLMKDHQPLTSPDESSRRNPSERCPSPLYSQDSPQEKQNVPLDHQENYDGPTNGPEKPVSESVNGEDCMRNSQENTLYDNQSQICKNSTENGLLKMFACSECGKNFTKKGNLSRHEGTHINERPFTCSECGKSFTQKTTLVAHQRIHTGEKPYPCSECGKCFTRKSYLVGHQKTHTGEKEASCLECGKFFTRRSYLVRHRRIHTGEKPNSCPKCGKCFSQKSSLLQHMLIHTKERPFSCSECGKCFRHKADVIKHLRIHTGQKPNFCSECGKCFSNKSSLVEHLRTHTGEKPYSCPECGKCVSHKPDLVKHLRIHTGEKPYSCTECGQCFSQKSSLLSHRRTHTGEKPYSCSECGKCFVQKSSLLSHLRTHTGKRLYSCTLCGKFYNHETSLLEHMKSHTGEKPNSCTECGKCFSHNSSLVEHLRIHTGERPFLCITCGKCFSHKSGLSKHQRIHTDEKPL from the exons ATGATGAAGGACAGAAAAAGCATGGCTGTGAGGATATTTGACCTCACCCTAGAGATCATCTACTTGATAACTGGAGAG gattacacagtagtgaagaagtcgtctggTGAGTGTGTGTCAGGAGAATGGAGCAGGACCCCGGGAGCCATCACTGAGCCTCCACCTCATTCACTGATACATGAGCAGgagatcctagaacttaccaacaggatcactgagctgctgaccggagag gttcctataaggtgtcaggatgtcactgtctatttctccatggaggagtgggaatatttagaaggacacaaggatctgtacaaggatgtCATGATAAAGGATCACCAGCCCCTCACATCACTAGGGAGGAGACCAG ATGAGTCCAGTAGGAGAAatacaccagagagatgtcccagtcctctataTCTCCAGGATTGTCTTGAGGAAAAGCAAAATGTCCTACTGGATCATCAG GACGCGGCAGTCTCGTGGAGACTTCCAAGAAATCCAGTTAATG GCCTCTCACAGGTAAACGTTTCTTTGGAAGTTTTTCATGACCCACCAAGGATGGACGAGGACAAAGACCTCATGGTGGCgaggatattagacctcaccctaGAGATTATCTACCtgataactggagag gattacacagtagtgaagaagtcgtctggtgagtgtgtgacaccccATGTGTCAGGAGAATGGAGCAGGACCCCGGGAGCCATCACCGAGCCTCCACCTCATTCattgatacatgagcagaagatcctagaacttaccaccaggatcactgagctgctgaccggagag gttcctataaggtgtcaggatgtcactgtctatttctccatggaggagtgggagtatttagaaggacacaaggatctgtacaaggatgtCCTGATGAAGGATCACCAGCCCCTCACATCGCCAG ATGAGTCCAGTAGGAGAAATCCatcagagagatgtcccagtcctctataTTCCCAGGATTCTCCACAGGAAAAGCAGAATGTCCCACTGGATCATCAG GAAAATTATGATGGACCAACGAATGGACCAGAAAAACCTGTATCGGAGTCAGTGAATG GTGAAGACTGCATGAGAAACTCCCAGGAAAACACTTTGTATGATAATCAAtcacagatttgcaaaaatagcaCTGAAAATGGACTTCTAAAAATGTttgcatgttctgaatgtggaaagAATTTTACAAAGAAAGGCAATCTTTCTAGACATGAGGGAACTCACATCAACGAGCGGCCATTTAcatgttcagagtgtgggaaATCTTTTACTCAGAAAACAACTCTTGtggcacatcagagaattcacacgggagagaagccatacccatgttcagaatgtgggaaatgttttactaggAAATCCTATCTTGTTGGACATCAGaagactcacacaggagagaaggaagcttcatgtttagaatgtgggaaattttTTACTAGGAGATCCTATCTTGTAAGACAtcgaagaattcacacaggagagaagccaaatTCATGCCCAaagtgtgggaaatgttttagccaGAAATCATCTCTTTTGCAGCATATGTTAATTCACACAAAGGAGAGACCattttcgtgttcagaatgtggtaaatgctTTCGCCATAAAGCAGATGTTATAAAACATCTAAGAATACACACCGGGCAGAAGCCAAAtttctgttcagaatgtgggaaatgttttagcaaCAAATCAAGTCTTGTAGAGCAtctaagaactcacacaggagagaaaccatattcatgtcctgaatgtgggaaatgtgttAGCCATAAACCAGACCTTGTGAAACatctgagaattcacacaggagaaaagccatattcatgtacTGAATGCGGTCAATGTTTTAGCCAGAAATCGAGTCTTTTGTCACATCGAAGAACTCACaccggggagaagccatattcatgttcagaatgtgggaagtgttttgttCAGAAATCGAGCCTCTTGTCACAtctaagaactcacacagggaaGAGGCTATATTCATGTACACTATGTGGGAAGTTCTATAACCATGAAACAAGTCTGTTGGAACATATGAaatctcacacaggagagaagccaaattcatgtacagaatgtgggaaat